The following coding sequences lie in one Oncorhynchus kisutch isolate 150728-3 linkage group LG17, Okis_V2, whole genome shotgun sequence genomic window:
- the LOC109875594 gene encoding type-4 ice-structuring protein — translation MKFSLAALVVVLALAHGSQAAQSPEVEKLAQYFQDLSAQLTSTTQELVQKMQSETFVEDGKAQLQQIQAQLAPLADNMQAQLKPLAENMQAQLKPLVDNFQAQMEDLFRKLMDQTKSLGQ, via the exons ATGAAGTTCTCCCTTGCCGCCCTAGTTGTCGTGCTCGCTCTGGCACACG GAAGCCAAGCAGCACAGTCCCCCGAGGTTGAGAAGCTGGCACAGTATTTCCAGGATCTGTCAGCTCAGCTGACCTCCACCACTCAGGAGCTAGTGCAGAAGATGCAGTCAGA GACCTTCGTAGAGGATGGAAAGGCCCAGCTGCAGCAGATCCAGGCCCAGCTGGCACCCCTGGCCGACAATATGCAGGCCCAGCTGAAGCCCCTGGCTGAGAACATGCAGGCCCAGCTTAAGCCTCTGGTCGACAACTTCCAGGCTCAGATGGAAGACCTCTTCCGCAAGCTGATGGACCAGACCAAGTCCCTCGGCCAATAA
- the LOC109875591 gene encoding LIX1-like protein yields the protein MESIRPQRLQPGIGFGAGSTGTLRSSLRPGVTMPTAPLLPPPASLCASSGPPPPLQLHSLHGTIGSAGLGTGMAGFGLCNPGNPAVLKEAVEAVVRSFAKHTQGYGRVNVVEALQEFWQMKQSRGADLRNGALVVYEMVPSNNPPYVCYVSLPGGSCFGSFQFCPTKAEARRSAAKIALMNSVFNEHPSRRITDDFIEKSVCEALASFNGNREEADNPSTGIGAFRFMLESNKGKSMLEFQELMTVFQLLHWNGSLKAMRERQCSRQEVLAHYSHRALDDDMRTQMAADWVNREQGLASTIAQEVAATDQELEEARLAGQELRFHKEKKDILMLAVGQLGAANNATLPSTC from the exons ATGGAATCTATCCGCCCTCAGCGACTTCAACCAGGGATAGGATTTGGAGCTGGATCGACTGGGACCCTACGGTCTTCTCTCCGGCCTGGGGTTACAATGCCAACCGCACCTCTACTGCCTCCCCCGGCTTCTTTATGTGCTTCCTCTGGGCCGCCTCCGCCGCTTCAACTGCACAGTCTTCACGGCACTATTGGGAGTGCGGGGCTCGGAACAGGGATGGCTGGATTCGGTCTATGTAATCCAGGGAACCCGGCGGTCTTGAAGGAGGCGGTGGAGGCTGTTGTTCGGAGTTTTGCGAAGCATACGCAGGGCTATGGCAGAG TGAATGTGGTGGAAGCCTTGCAAGAGTTCTGGCAGATGAAGCAGTCAAGAGGGGCAGACCTCAGGAATGGGGCGCTGGTGGTGTACGAGATGGTCCCATCAAACAACCCACCCTACGTTTGTTACGTCAGTCTTCCAGGGGGAAGCTGCTTTGGGAGTTTCCAG TTTTGTCCAACCAAGGCTGAGGCAAGACGTAGTGCTGCCAAAATCGCTCTGATGAACTCAGTTTTCAACGAGCATCCTTCCCGCCGCATCACAGATGACTTCATTGAGAAGAGTGTATGTGAGGCGCTGGCCTCCTTTAAT GGAAACCGAGAAGAGGCAGACAACCCCAGCACAGGTATCGGGGCGTTTCGCTTCATGCTGGAGTCCAACAAAGGAAAGTCAATGCTGGAGTTTCAG GAATTGATGACAGTCTTTCAGCTGCTGCACTGGAATGGAAGCCTGAAGGccatgagagagagacaatgcTCCCGTCAA GAAGTGCTGGCTCACTACTCCCATCGGGCGCTGGATGATGACATGCGTACCCAAATGGCTGCTGATTGGGTGAACCGGGAGCAAGGCTTGGCTAGCACCATCGCCCAGGAGGTGGCGGCAACAGATCAAGAACTTGAGGAGGCCAGGCTGGCCGGTCAGGAGCTGCGCTTCCACAAGGAAAAGAAGGACATCCTGATGCTGGCTGTTGGCCAACTGGGTGCAGCCAACAATGCCACCCTGCCTTCAACCTGCTAG